From Methylocystis sp. ATCC 49242, one genomic window encodes:
- the murD gene encoding UDP-N-acetylmuramoyl-L-alanine--D-glutamate ligase — MTPVTTFKDKRVALFGLGGSGLSTARALMAGGAHVHAWDDGEAGRLKAVAQGVPLEDLSQADWSQFAAFILTPGVPLTHPTPHWTVPLAKAAGVEIIGDVELFCRERAAHTGGSPFVAITGTNGKSTTTALIAHILGEAGRDVQLGGNIGVPILDLEPPSDERIHVIECSSFQIDLAPSLNPTIGLLINLTPDHIDRHGSMENYAAVKERLVAGAEVALVGVDDIYTHAIGGRLLAAARPDQRVVPVSGARTLDWGFYVEDGSVYFREKGHPPEEAELIGTLKGARALRGAHNAQNAAFAAAATWECGLEDDEIAQGLLSYPGLPHRMEEVGRIERTLFVNDSKATNADAAEKALASFDDIYWIIGGKSKEGGIEPLRDYFPRIRKAYLIGAASDEFARTLEGALPFERCETLDVATTRAALDALAGEAQEPVVLLSPACASYDQFPNFEVRGDAFRGIVHGLPAILAARRGAHT; from the coding sequence ATGACTCCCGTTACGACATTCAAGGACAAGCGCGTCGCGCTTTTCGGTCTCGGCGGCTCTGGCCTTTCGACCGCCCGGGCGCTGATGGCCGGCGGCGCGCATGTGCACGCCTGGGACGACGGCGAGGCCGGGCGTCTGAAGGCTGTCGCGCAGGGCGTGCCGCTGGAGGATCTTTCGCAGGCCGACTGGTCGCAATTCGCGGCCTTCATTCTCACGCCCGGCGTGCCGTTGACGCATCCGACCCCGCACTGGACCGTGCCGCTTGCGAAGGCGGCGGGCGTCGAGATTATCGGCGACGTCGAGCTCTTCTGTCGCGAGCGTGCGGCCCATACCGGCGGCTCGCCTTTCGTCGCCATCACCGGCACCAATGGCAAGTCGACGACGACCGCGCTGATCGCGCATATTCTGGGCGAGGCCGGTCGCGACGTGCAGCTCGGCGGCAATATCGGCGTGCCGATCCTCGATCTCGAGCCGCCCTCCGACGAGCGCATCCATGTCATCGAATGCTCGTCCTTCCAGATCGATCTGGCGCCGTCTCTGAACCCCACCATCGGCCTGTTGATCAACCTTACGCCCGATCACATCGACCGTCATGGCTCGATGGAAAATTACGCGGCGGTCAAGGAGCGGCTCGTCGCCGGCGCCGAGGTCGCGCTTGTCGGCGTCGATGACATTTACACTCATGCGATCGGTGGGCGTCTCCTGGCCGCGGCGCGGCCCGATCAAAGGGTCGTTCCGGTTTCCGGCGCGCGCACGCTGGACTGGGGTTTCTATGTCGAGGACGGCAGCGTCTATTTTCGCGAGAAGGGACATCCGCCGGAGGAGGCGGAGCTGATCGGAACGCTCAAGGGCGCTCGGGCGCTGCGCGGCGCGCACAATGCGCAGAACGCCGCCTTCGCCGCGGCCGCCACATGGGAATGCGGCCTCGAGGATGACGAGATTGCGCAAGGCCTGCTGAGCTATCCGGGCCTGCCGCATCGCATGGAAGAAGTCGGACGCATCGAGCGCACGCTATTCGTCAACGACTCGAAAGCGACCAACGCCGACGCGGCGGAAAAAGCGCTGGCGAGCTTCGACGACATTTACTGGATCATCGGCGGCAAATCGAAAGAGGGCGGCATCGAGCCCTTGCGCGACTATTTCCCGCGCATCCGCAAGGCCTATCTCATCGGCGCCGCGAGCGATGAATTTGCGCGCACGCTGGAAGGCGCGCTTCCCTTCGAGCGTTGCGAGACGCTCGATGTCGCAACGACGCGTGCGGCGCTCGACGCGCTCGCGGGCGAGGCGCAGGAGCCTGTCGTCCTGCTGTCGCCGGCCTGCGCCTCATACGATCAATTTCCCAATTTCGAAGTGCGCGGCGACGCCTTTCGCGGAATCGTGCATGGACTGCCCGCGATACTCGCGGCGCGCAGAGGAGCACACACATGA
- the murG gene encoding undecaprenyldiphospho-muramoylpentapeptide beta-N-acetylglucosaminyltransferase: MSEAPILLAAGGTGGHLFPAEALAHALAARGVAVELVTDERALKYGASFPARAMHTIPAATPRGGSLLARAQAVARLAYGTAQAAALLRKLQPRAIIGFGGYPTVPPLLAASMLHIPSALHESNGVMGKANRFLAGHVDRIAAGLPNLAVPGPLQGKVVVTGNPVRPNVLEAAKLPYPDFADGLFRLLVTGGSQGARVMADIVPEAIAALPDDLRARIRLVQQTRAEDISRVEAIYNSANVKAEIAPFFTDLPARMAAAHFIIARAGSGTVSELAVIGRPAMLVPLPHALDQDQATNAAFLQQAGAAEAVRQSDFTPAFLTARLAELIDAPQQLAARAQAAKHVGVADAAERLADLILSVAHARALERRQV, encoded by the coding sequence ATGAGCGAAGCGCCCATCCTTCTCGCCGCCGGCGGCACCGGCGGCCATCTCTTCCCGGCCGAGGCTCTCGCCCATGCGCTTGCCGCACGAGGCGTCGCGGTGGAGCTCGTCACCGACGAACGCGCGCTGAAATATGGCGCGAGCTTTCCCGCGCGCGCCATGCACACGATCCCTGCGGCGACGCCGCGCGGCGGTTCGCTCCTCGCGCGCGCGCAGGCCGTGGCGCGTCTCGCTTACGGAACCGCGCAGGCGGCGGCGCTGCTGCGCAAATTGCAGCCGCGCGCGATCATAGGTTTTGGCGGCTACCCCACGGTGCCGCCGCTGCTCGCGGCGTCCATGCTGCACATTCCAAGCGCGCTGCATGAGTCGAATGGCGTGATGGGAAAAGCGAACCGCTTTCTCGCGGGCCATGTCGACAGGATCGCCGCGGGCCTGCCCAATCTCGCCGTGCCGGGCCCGTTGCAGGGGAAGGTCGTCGTCACTGGCAATCCGGTGCGTCCCAATGTGCTGGAGGCGGCGAAGCTTCCCTATCCCGACTTCGCGGACGGGCTTTTCCGCCTTCTCGTCACCGGCGGCTCGCAGGGCGCGCGCGTGATGGCGGACATCGTGCCAGAAGCGATCGCCGCGCTGCCGGACGATCTGCGCGCGCGCATCCGCCTCGTGCAGCAGACGCGCGCCGAGGACATTTCTCGCGTCGAGGCGATTTACAATAGCGCTAATGTCAAAGCCGAAATCGCGCCATTCTTCACCGATCTTCCCGCGCGCATGGCCGCCGCGCATTTCATCATCGCGCGCGCCGGATCGGGAACTGTGTCGGAACTCGCCGTCATCGGACGGCCTGCGATGCTGGTGCCGCTGCCCCATGCTCTCGATCAGGACCAGGCGACCAACGCGGCCTTCCTGCAGCAGGCGGGCGCGGCGGAGGCCGTGAGACAGAGCGATTTCACGCCCGCGTTTCTCACGGCGCGCCTCGCGGAACTCATCGACGCGCCGCAGCAGCTTGCCGCGCGCGCGCAGGCCGCAAAACATGTCGGCGTTGCTGACGCCGCCGAGCGGCTTGCGGATCTAATTTTGAGCGTGGCCCATGCCCGCGCTTTGGAACGGAGACAGGTATGA
- a CDS encoding UDP-N-acetylmuramoylalanyl-D-glutamyl-2,6-diaminopimelate--D-alanyl-D-alanine ligase: MRQEPLWSGLALVGALHARVSGALAREATGVSIDTRTLKAGDLFFAIKGEARDGHEFVRAAFEKGAAAAVIDEAHAAEFSGAGPLLIVKDVQRSLEMLGKRARERSSAFIAAITGSVGKTSTKDMTRLMLSRFGETHASVASYNNQWGVPLTLARMPAASRFGVFELGMNHAGEITGLVAQVRPHVAVVTRVAAVHLEHFASVEGIADAKAEIFSALDGGVAIINRDDATYERLAAAAAPTAGHIFSFGESEGAEARLLSYKGIDDGCEVEADILGKRLAYRIGAPGKHIALNSLAALLIAAVFDIDVEKAALTLADFTPPSGRGAREKLMAPSGPFTLIDESYNANPTSMRSAFELLGATTPGAGGRRIAVLGDMLELGPCGAELHGELAVDLARAKCDLLFTAGPLMASLYYAAPNAMRAAHRRTALELEEAVLAALRAGDVVMVKGSNSSRMSRIVAAVRQKFAPQKANQGQ, from the coding sequence ATGAGGCAGGAACCTTTGTGGTCGGGTCTGGCGCTCGTCGGCGCGCTGCATGCGCGCGTGAGCGGCGCGCTCGCGCGCGAGGCGACCGGCGTCTCGATCGATACGCGCACGCTGAAGGCGGGCGACCTCTTCTTCGCAATCAAGGGCGAGGCGCGCGACGGCCATGAATTCGTCCGCGCGGCTTTCGAGAAAGGCGCCGCCGCCGCGGTCATCGACGAAGCGCATGCAGCGGAATTTTCCGGCGCGGGACCGCTCCTCATCGTCAAGGACGTGCAGCGCTCGCTAGAAATGCTCGGCAAGCGCGCGAGAGAGCGCAGCAGCGCCTTCATCGCCGCGATCACCGGCTCCGTCGGCAAGACCTCCACCAAAGATATGACGCGGCTGATGCTGTCGCGTTTCGGCGAGACGCATGCTTCCGTCGCCTCCTACAACAACCAGTGGGGCGTGCCGCTCACGCTGGCGCGAATGCCGGCGGCCTCGCGCTTCGGCGTGTTCGAACTCGGCATGAATCACGCTGGCGAAATTACGGGCCTCGTCGCGCAAGTGCGCCCGCATGTCGCCGTGGTGACGCGCGTCGCAGCCGTGCATCTCGAACATTTCGCCTCGGTCGAGGGCATCGCCGACGCGAAGGCGGAGATCTTCTCCGCGCTCGATGGCGGCGTCGCGATCATCAACCGCGACGATGCGACCTATGAGCGGCTTGCCGCCGCCGCAGCGCCGACGGCGGGTCATATCTTCAGCTTCGGAGAGTCGGAAGGCGCCGAGGCGCGTCTTCTGTCCTACAAGGGCATCGACGACGGTTGCGAAGTCGAGGCGGATATTCTCGGCAAGCGCCTCGCCTATCGTATCGGCGCGCCGGGTAAACATATCGCCCTCAACTCGCTGGCCGCGCTGCTCATCGCCGCCGTATTCGACATCGATGTGGAAAAGGCCGCGCTCACGTTAGCCGATTTCACGCCGCCGTCGGGGCGCGGCGCGCGCGAGAAACTGATGGCGCCGAGCGGCCCGTTCACGCTGATCGACGAGAGCTACAACGCCAATCCGACCTCCATGCGCTCGGCTTTCGAGCTGCTCGGCGCGACCACGCCCGGCGCGGGCGGACGGCGTATCGCGGTGCTCGGCGACATGCTCGAGCTTGGCCCTTGCGGCGCCGAGCTGCATGGCGAACTCGCGGTGGACCTTGCGCGCGCCAAGTGTGATCTGCTCTTTACCGCCGGACCGCTGATGGCGAGCCTCTATTACGCCGCGCCCAACGCCATGCGCGCCGCGCATCGGCGGACGGCGCTGGAGCTGGAGGAAGCCGTTCTCGCCGCCCTCCGCGCCGGCGACGTGGTGATGGTGAAGGGCTCGAACAGTTCGCGCATGTCGCGGATCGTCGCCGCCGTCAGGCAGAAATTCGCGCCGCAGAAGGCGAACCAGGGACAATAA
- a CDS encoding UDP-N-acetylmuramoyl-L-alanyl-D-glutamate--2,6-diaminopimelate ligase, with protein MRLTELLARNDLDPALAGIEIAGLSADSRAIREGFAFFAIPGHAGDGLSYVDDARARGARVVVAQRQSECSLPLVVVDDVRAELAHAAARFHPRQPRVIAAVTGTSGKTSVVASLRQIWTAMGHEAASLGTVGVVDSKGAHYGALTTPGPVELHRILDDLAGRGVTHLAMEASSLGIDQRRLDGVRLSVAGFTNFSRDHLDHHRDMEEYFAAKMRLFDTLSQPGRTAVIDADSDVAPRVAAVCEKRGLNVFGVGAKGEAIAVREARAHALATSLKLRHAGVDYSVELPLAGAFQTSNALVAAGLAIAAGDDPARVFSALNELKGAPGRLEFIGERDGAPVFVDYAHKPDALEKVLATLRPLTKRRLIVVFGCGGDRDRGKRPLMGEIAARAADVAIVTDDNPRSEDANAIRAAIIEGARGGGAEIIEIADRGEAISKAVADLRAGDVLVVAGKGHETGQIVGDRVLPFSDHEAIAQALQEHRS; from the coding sequence ATGCGTCTCACTGAACTCCTCGCGAGAAACGACCTCGATCCCGCTCTGGCGGGAATCGAGATTGCGGGACTGTCGGCGGACAGCCGTGCGATCCGCGAGGGGTTCGCGTTCTTCGCCATTCCCGGTCACGCGGGGGACGGACTCTCCTATGTTGACGACGCCAGGGCGCGCGGCGCCCGCGTCGTCGTCGCCCAGCGTCAGTCGGAATGTTCGCTGCCGCTCGTCGTGGTGGACGATGTGCGCGCGGAGCTGGCGCATGCGGCCGCGCGCTTCCATCCGCGGCAGCCGCGAGTGATCGCGGCCGTCACGGGCACGAGCGGCAAGACCTCCGTCGTCGCCTCTCTGCGCCAGATATGGACGGCGATGGGCCATGAAGCGGCGTCGCTCGGCACGGTCGGGGTCGTCGACTCCAAGGGCGCGCATTATGGCGCGTTGACGACGCCGGGCCCCGTTGAACTGCATCGGATCCTCGACGACCTTGCGGGGCGCGGCGTGACGCATCTCGCGATGGAGGCCTCGTCGCTCGGGATCGATCAGCGCCGCCTCGACGGCGTGCGCCTCTCGGTGGCCGGCTTCACCAATTTCTCGCGCGATCATCTCGATCATCATCGCGACATGGAAGAATATTTCGCGGCGAAGATGCGGCTGTTCGATACGCTGTCGCAGCCTGGGCGAACGGCGGTGATAGACGCCGACAGCGATGTTGCGCCGCGTGTGGCTGCGGTGTGCGAAAAGCGCGGATTGAACGTCTTCGGCGTCGGCGCCAAAGGCGAGGCGATTGCGGTGCGGGAGGCGCGCGCTCATGCGCTGGCGACGAGTCTGAAGCTGCGTCACGCCGGCGTCGATTACAGTGTCGAGCTTCCGCTCGCCGGCGCCTTCCAGACGTCGAACGCGCTCGTCGCAGCCGGCCTCGCAATCGCAGCCGGCGATGATCCGGCGCGCGTTTTCTCAGCGCTCAACGAGCTGAAGGGCGCTCCCGGCCGGCTCGAATTCATCGGCGAGCGCGACGGCGCTCCGGTCTTCGTCGATTATGCGCACAAGCCCGATGCGCTCGAAAAAGTGCTTGCGACCCTTCGGCCGTTGACAAAAAGACGCCTCATCGTCGTCTTCGGCTGCGGGGGCGACCGCGACAGGGGCAAGCGTCCGCTGATGGGAGAGATCGCGGCGCGCGCCGCCGATGTCGCCATCGTCACCGACGACAATCCGCGCAGCGAAGACGCAAACGCCATTCGCGCGGCGATCATCGAAGGCGCGCGCGGCGGCGGGGCGGAGATCATCGAAATCGCTGACCGGGGCGAGGCGATCTCGAAGGCCGTCGCCGACCTTCGCGCCGGCGACGTGCTCGTGGTCGCGGGCAAGGGCCATGAAACCGGCCAGATTGTCGGCGATCGCGTCTTGCCCTTTTCGGATCACGAGGCAATAGCGCAAGCGTTGCAGGAGCATCGTTCATGA
- the mraY gene encoding phospho-N-acetylmuramoyl-pentapeptide-transferase, giving the protein MLTLLADLSYLFSPLNIFRYITFRAAMAAATALFFVFFFGPTSIAALRIKQGKGQPIREDGPASHLVTKKGTPTMGGLMILSGLVAATLLWANLRNYYVWIVLFVTVSFGAIGFYDDYLKVTKQSHAGFSGKARLALEFLIAGLACYFLMRVGGENMSKLAIPMVKGYIGSLGLFFVVFGAFVIVAAGNCVNLTDGLDGLAIVPSMIAVGTFAIFAYLVGNSIFSNYLGVNYVAGVGELTIVCSAFIGAGLGFLWFNAPPAQIFMGDTGSLALGGLLGTVAVAVKQEFVLVIVGGLFVLEGASVIIQVAYFKLTGKRIFLMAPIHHHFEQKGWKEPQIVIRFWIIAFVLALTGLATLKLR; this is encoded by the coding sequence ATGCTGACGCTGCTCGCGGACCTGTCGTATCTCTTCAGTCCGCTCAACATCTTCCGTTACATCACCTTTCGCGCCGCGATGGCGGCCGCGACGGCGTTGTTCTTCGTCTTCTTCTTTGGTCCGACCAGCATCGCCGCCTTGCGGATCAAGCAGGGCAAGGGCCAGCCGATTCGCGAGGACGGACCCGCCTCTCACCTCGTGACGAAGAAGGGCACGCCCACCATGGGCGGGCTCATGATCCTCTCGGGTCTCGTCGCCGCGACGCTGCTCTGGGCGAATCTGCGCAACTACTATGTCTGGATCGTGCTCTTCGTCACAGTGTCCTTCGGCGCGATCGGCTTCTACGACGACTATCTGAAGGTGACGAAGCAGTCGCACGCCGGCTTCTCCGGAAAGGCGCGGCTGGCGCTCGAATTCCTCATTGCCGGACTCGCATGTTACTTTCTCATGCGGGTCGGCGGCGAGAACATGTCGAAGCTCGCGATCCCGATGGTCAAGGGCTACATAGGTTCGCTCGGCCTGTTCTTCGTCGTCTTCGGCGCCTTCGTCATCGTGGCGGCCGGAAATTGCGTCAATCTCACGGACGGTCTCGACGGCCTCGCCATCGTGCCCTCGATGATTGCCGTGGGAACCTTCGCGATCTTCGCCTATCTCGTCGGCAATTCGATCTTCTCGAATTATCTCGGCGTCAATTATGTCGCGGGCGTCGGCGAACTCACCATCGTCTGCTCGGCCTTCATCGGCGCCGGCCTCGGCTTCCTGTGGTTCAACGCGCCGCCGGCGCAGATCTTCATGGGCGATACGGGCTCTCTCGCGCTCGGCGGCCTTCTCGGCACTGTCGCCGTGGCGGTGAAGCAGGAATTCGTGCTCGTTATCGTCGGCGGCCTTTTCGTGCTCGAGGGCGCTTCGGTGATCATCCAGGTGGCTTATTTCAAGCTCACCGGCAAGCGCATCTTCCTGATGGCGCCGATCCACCATCATTTCGAGCAGAAGGGCTGGAAGGAGCCGCAGATCGTCATCCGCTTCTGGATCATCGCCTTCGTTCTGGCCCTGACGGGCCTCGCGACCCTGAAGCTGAGGTGA
- a CDS encoding FtsW/RodA/SpoVE family cell cycle protein — translation MISRAERTPFSDWAWTVDRWLLASIGLLIVAGLVFAMAGSPPVAERLHLATFHFVNRQVAYLLPALAVMIGTSFLSPRHVRRTALVIFVISLALVVATLFFGQEVKGAKRWIFGIQPSEFLKPAFVVVVAWAFSEGARRKDVPGNTIALLLFPLTIGPLVLQPDFGQTMLISIVWAALFFMAGLHWIWVVGLGGLGGFSALLAYKFAPHVRARIDAFLEPPPPVAGVPSNFQSETALESFIAGSWFGKGPGEGTVKRILPDSHTDFIFAVIGEEFGVIVCIALASVFAFIVVRGLFSAARNEDPFCRFATAGLVMLFGLQSCINMAVNVHLMPAKGMTLPFVSYGGSSLISLSLGMGFLLAVTRKRPRTRVLTEVAVSGQPAVA, via the coding sequence ATGATTTCGCGCGCGGAGCGGACGCCCTTCTCGGACTGGGCGTGGACGGTCGACCGCTGGCTTCTCGCCAGCATCGGCCTTCTCATCGTCGCGGGGCTCGTCTTCGCGATGGCGGGCAGTCCGCCTGTCGCCGAGCGCCTGCATCTGGCGACCTTCCATTTCGTCAACCGGCAGGTCGCCTATCTGCTGCCGGCGCTTGCGGTGATGATCGGGACGTCCTTCCTCTCCCCGCGTCATGTGCGCCGCACGGCGCTCGTCATCTTCGTCATCTCGCTCGCGCTCGTCGTCGCGACCCTGTTCTTCGGGCAGGAGGTGAAGGGCGCGAAGCGCTGGATCTTCGGCATCCAGCCCTCGGAGTTCCTGAAACCCGCCTTCGTGGTCGTCGTCGCATGGGCCTTCTCGGAGGGCGCGCGCCGCAAGGACGTGCCGGGCAACACGATCGCCTTGCTGCTCTTTCCGCTCACGATCGGCCCGCTGGTGCTGCAACCCGACTTCGGCCAGACCATGCTGATCTCCATCGTCTGGGCGGCGCTGTTCTTCATGGCCGGGCTGCACTGGATCTGGGTCGTGGGGCTTGGCGGTCTCGGCGGCTTCTCCGCGCTGCTCGCCTATAAATTCGCGCCGCACGTGCGGGCGCGCATCGACGCCTTTCTCGAGCCGCCGCCGCCCGTCGCGGGCGTGCCGTCGAACTTCCAGTCCGAGACGGCGCTGGAAAGCTTCATCGCCGGCTCGTGGTTCGGCAAGGGGCCGGGCGAGGGCACGGTGAAGCGTATCCTTCCCGACTCGCATACGGACTTCATATTTGCGGTGATCGGCGAGGAGTTCGGCGTGATCGTCTGCATCGCGCTCGCCTCCGTCTTCGCCTTCATCGTCGTGCGCGGGCTCTTCTCCGCGGCGCGAAATGAAGATCCCTTCTGCCGCTTCGCGACGGCGGGACTGGTCATGCTCTTCGGTCTGCAAAGCTGCATCAACATGGCTGTGAACGTTCATCTGATGCCCGCGAAGGGAATGACGCTGCCCTTCGTCTCATATGGCGGTTCGTCGCTGATTTCGCTCTCGCTCGGCATGGGCTTCCTGCTCGCCGTCACGCGCAAGCGTCCGCGCACGCGCGTTCTCACAGAGGTCGCCGTGAGCGGTCAGCCGGCGGTTGCGTGA
- the murC gene encoding UDP-N-acetylmuramate--L-alanine ligase produces the protein MKLPRDLGPIHFVGIGGIGMSGIAEVLLNLGYTVQGSDASENANVKRLSEKGASVFIGHDAKNLGDAAVVVVSTAIKRDNPELAAAREKRLPVVRRAEMLAELMRLKQCVAIAGTHGKTTTTSLVATLLDAGGLDPTVINGGIINAYGTNARLGAGEWMVVEADESDGTFLKLPADVAIVTNIDPEHLDHFHTFDAIKEAFRNFIENLPFYGFAVMCLDHPTVQELVGRIEDRRVITYGENPQADVRLLDVNLEGGVSRFNVLLRDRKTAQATYLENLVLPMPGHHNALNATAAITVAYQLGLSPDQIRKALAGFGGVKRRFTRTGDWNGVQVFDDYGHHPVEIAAVLRAARASTKGKVVAVMQPHRFTRLQSLFDGFSTCFNDADVVIIADVYPAGEQPIQGVDRDALVNAIRAHGHRRAVGLPSPEVLPAMVREIVAPGDYVVCLGAGNITQWAYALPEQLAAGGAQ, from the coding sequence ATGAAGCTGCCGCGCGATCTCGGCCCCATTCACTTCGTCGGCATCGGCGGCATCGGCATGTCAGGTATTGCCGAAGTGCTGCTCAATCTCGGCTATACGGTGCAGGGCTCGGACGCTTCCGAAAACGCCAACGTCAAGCGCCTGTCCGAGAAGGGCGCTTCCGTTTTTATCGGACACGACGCAAAGAACCTCGGCGACGCAGCCGTCGTCGTCGTCTCGACCGCGATAAAGCGCGACAATCCGGAACTCGCGGCCGCGCGCGAGAAGCGCCTGCCGGTCGTGCGTCGCGCGGAGATGCTCGCGGAGCTGATGCGCCTCAAGCAATGCGTCGCCATCGCCGGCACGCATGGCAAGACGACGACGACCTCGCTCGTCGCCACGCTGCTCGACGCCGGCGGACTCGATCCGACGGTCATCAACGGCGGCATCATCAACGCCTATGGCACCAATGCGCGGCTCGGCGCCGGCGAATGGATGGTTGTGGAGGCCGACGAAAGCGACGGCACCTTCCTCAAGCTCCCCGCGGACGTTGCGATCGTCACAAATATCGACCCCGAGCATCTCGACCATTTCCACACATTCGACGCCATAAAGGAAGCCTTCCGCAATTTCATCGAGAACCTTCCTTTCTACGGTTTCGCGGTGATGTGTCTCGATCATCCGACGGTTCAGGAGCTCGTCGGCAGGATCGAGGATCGCCGCGTCATCACTTACGGCGAAAATCCGCAGGCGGACGTTCGGCTGCTCGACGTCAATCTGGAAGGCGGGGTCTCGCGCTTCAATGTCCTGCTGCGCGACCGCAAGACGGCGCAGGCGACCTATCTCGAAAATCTCGTGCTGCCCATGCCGGGCCATCACAATGCGCTGAACGCGACCGCTGCGATCACCGTCGCCTATCAGCTCGGCCTCTCGCCGGATCAGATTCGCAAGGCGCTCGCGGGCTTCGGCGGCGTCAAGCGCCGCTTCACGCGCACGGGCGACTGGAATGGCGTGCAGGTCTTCGATGATTACGGCCATCATCCGGTGGAAATCGCCGCCGTGCTGCGCGCCGCGCGCGCGTCCACGAAAGGCAAGGTCGTCGCCGTGATGCAGCCCCACCGCTTCACGCGCCTGCAATCGCTGTTCGACGGCTTCTCGACCTGTTTCAACGACGCCGACGTCGTCATCATCGCCGACGTTTATCCCGCCGGCGAGCAGCCGATTCAGGGCGTCGATCGCGACGCGCTCGTCAACGCCATTCGCGCGCATGGTCATCGCCGCGCCGTGGGGCTGCCGTCGCCGGAGGTCCTGCCCGCGATGGTGCGAGAGATCGTCGCGCCGGGGGATTATGTCGTGTGCCTCGGCGCCGGCAATATCACGCAATGGGCCTATGCGCTGCCGGAGCAGCTTGCGGCGGGCGGCGCGCAGTGA
- the murB gene encoding UDP-N-acetylmuramate dehydrogenase, which produces MTFPDLTADIARLMPQLRGRVSANEPLAPYTWFRVGGPAQLLFMPADEGDLAYFLAHLPREIPVTVIGLGSNLIVRDGGVAGVVIRLSAKGFGEIAVEDHCRLRIGAAVPDVKAARAAADAGIDGLAFYRGIPGAIGGALRMNAGAHGGETKDALIEARGVDRNGDIRVFANADMGYTYRHCSAPDDVIFTSALYQGRPGDPKQILAEMDRITEAREASQPIKEKTGGSTFKNPDGHKAWQLIDAAGCRGLVVGDAQVSEMHCNFLINRGRATAADIETLGETVRRRVRETSGVELQWEIKRIGVA; this is translated from the coding sequence GTGACCTTCCCCGACCTCACCGCCGATATCGCGCGGCTCATGCCGCAATTGCGCGGACGCGTGAGCGCGAATGAGCCGCTCGCGCCCTACACCTGGTTTCGCGTGGGCGGTCCGGCGCAGCTTTTGTTCATGCCCGCGGATGAGGGGGACCTTGCCTATTTTCTCGCGCACCTGCCGCGCGAGATTCCCGTCACCGTCATCGGCCTCGGCTCGAATCTCATCGTGCGCGACGGCGGCGTCGCGGGCGTGGTCATACGCCTCTCTGCAAAAGGCTTCGGCGAAATCGCCGTCGAAGACCATTGTCGTCTGCGCATTGGCGCCGCTGTGCCCGATGTGAAGGCGGCGCGCGCGGCGGCCGACGCGGGCATCGACGGACTGGCCTTCTATCGGGGCATTCCCGGCGCCATCGGCGGCGCGTTGCGCATGAACGCGGGCGCGCATGGCGGCGAGACGAAGGACGCCCTGATCGAAGCGCGCGGCGTCGACCGTAACGGCGATATTCGCGTCTTCGCCAACGCCGACATGGGTTACACTTATCGCCACTGCTCGGCGCCGGATGATGTGATCTTCACGAGCGCGCTTTATCAGGGGCGTCCCGGCGATCCGAAGCAGATTCTCGCCGAGATGGATCGCATAACGGAAGCGCGCGAAGCCTCGCAGCCGATCAAGGAAAAGACCGGCGGCTCGACCTTCAAAAATCCTGACGGCCACAAGGCGTGGCAGTTGATCGACGCCGCCGGCTGTCGCGGACTCGTCGTCGGCGACGCGCAGGTGAGCGAGATGCATTGCAACTTTCTCATCAATCGCGGCAGAGCGACCGCGGCCGACATCGAGACTCTCGGCGAGACGGTGCGTCGTCGCGTGCGCGAGACGAGCGGCGTCGAGCTGCAATGGGAAATCAAACGGATTGGCGTTGCATAG